Proteins from a genomic interval of Chloroflexota bacterium:
- a CDS encoding dodecin domain-containing protein gives MAESVYKVIELVGTSTESWEKAAAAAVERAAQSVRDLRIAEVVQLDMQIEDGKVNLYRAKVKLSFKYESHE, from the coding sequence ATGGCAGAAAGCGTTTACAAGGTGATCGAGTTGGTTGGAACCAGCACCGAGTCATGGGAGAAAGCGGCGGCGGCCGCGGTGGAGCGGGCCGCCCAAAGCGTGCGCGACCTTCGCATCGCCGAGGTCGTCCAGTTGGATATGCAGATCGAAGACGGCAAGGTGAATCTCTATCGGGCGAAGGTAAAACTTTCCTTTAAATACGAAAGCCACGAGT